TGAGCATTTTTAACTCTTCAGCGGTTTCCAGGCCATAGCCGCTCTTTATCTCCAGGGTCGTGGTGCCATAGCTCATGGCTGAAAGTGCATGTTCCAGCGTCATGTAAAAGAGCTCGTCTTCAGACACCCCCCGGACGCTCTTCACCGAGGACAGGATGCCGCCACCGCGCTGCAGAATCTCCAGATAATCTGTGCCGGCCACTCGAAGGGCAAACTCCTGCTCCCGCCTGCCGCCGAAGCACATATGAGTATGGGGGTCCACAAAGCCCGGCATCAGGCAGAGTCCACCGCAGTCCACTTCGAGCTCCACCCCGTCCACCTCAGGAGAAGCCAACACTTCTTGCTCCTCTCCCACTGCTGCAACGAGGCCATTCTTGCACAGCAGGGCGCCATTGTCGAACACCCGCACCTCGCCCTGGCGTCTGCCGCAAAGTGGTGATCCCTGGTCACAGGGTGTGACAATCCGGGCATTTCTGAAAAGCTTTTTCATTATGTCTCCTCGTTTCCGAGCATTTCCAGCAAGCGGAGCTCTAGCACCTGATCCACGCTGAAGCCGGCAAGCTGCATATAATAGGATGCACTGTCAAGAAGTGCTGCCGCGGGAACCATGCCATACACTTCTGTTTCAACAACCGCCACCCCCCACCTCCTGGCTTCCATTCTGACCAGTTCCAGCACCCGGTAGAGGGCATTCTTCTCATAATCCACAATGTTCATGCTTACCTGCACCAGGCCGCGTTTCTCCAGGGAGAGGCCAATGGCCTTTACATGGCCAAGACCGCCGCTGGCGGCCTTGACTGCCCCGGCAATCCGGCGGGCAACCTCCACATCAGGGGTTGCCAGGTTGACGTTGAAGGCCACCAGGAACTTTCTGGCGCCGATCACTGTGGCACCTGCAGTGGCGTGCAGCCTGGCCTCTCCCACATCGGGCTGCCTTTCTGGTTTACTCACCTCTGCCTTGAGGGCTTCGTACTGGCCTTTCCTTATTGTCTCCAGCTTCCGTCGATCAGGCCGCAGCGCTGCCTCCTCGTAAAAGTACACTGGCACCCCTGTTTCCTCATAATACCTGCTGCCAAAGCTGCGGCTCCTGCTGACGCACTCCTCCATGGAAATATTGCGCAGGGGCACAAAAGGAATCACATCGACAGCGCCAATTCGCGGATGCCCGCCGCTATGGCTCTCCAGGTCGATCTTGGCAATCGCCACCCTGGCAGCCTCCAGAACCGCATCTTCAACTGCTGCCGGCGCACCTACCACAGTCGCCACCAGGCGGTTGTGGTCCTGGTCGGCCCGGTAATCGACAAGCCAGCACCCTTTCTTCTTTCGCAGCGGCTCCACGATAGCTTCGATAACTTCAGGCCTTCTTCCTTCGCTGAAATTAGGAACGCACTCAACAAGCTTTGCCATGGGCAGATTTTCCTTTCGCCGTGAGGGCAACGAACAGCGCCTTATTTGCCGCTCTCCGCCAGACCTTTGGCCACCACTCTGGCCACCAGATCGTGGTCAGCCACATAGGGAATGGTAATGTGATCCAGACCCTTGCTCTCTCTGTTGTGCTCCATGCTTACCTGGATCGAGTGCTCATTGCGGGCCCAGGCTCGCCTGGCAACTCCACCCAGCACATCCCACGAAATGGCGGCACGAATGATTTCGTCCACCCTGTCGCTGCCGTCCAGCACCAGGCCGAAGCCGCCGTTTATGGCCCTGCCAATGCCAACGCCGCCGCCGTTGTGCAGGGCCACCAGAGTCATGCCCCGGGCGGCATTGCCAGCAAAGCAGTGGGTGGCCATCTCTGCCATCACATTGCTGCCGTCAGTGATGTTGGCGGTTTCCCTCAAGGGGGAATCAGTACCCCCGGGGTCGTGGTGATCCCTGCCGATCATGATGGGTCCCACCTCACCCTGGCGAACCATCTCATTGAACTTCAGGGCGATGCGTATTCTTCCCTGGGCATCTTGATAGAGGATCCT
The window above is part of the Deltaproteobacteria bacterium genome. Proteins encoded here:
- a CDS encoding imidazolonepropionase, producing MKKLFRNARIVTPCDQGSPLCGRRQGEVRVFDNGALLCKNGLVAAVGEEQEVLASPEVDGVELEVDCGGLCLMPGFVDPHTHMCFGGRREQEFALRVAGTDYLEILQRGGGILSSVKSVRGVSEDELFYMTLEHALSAMSYGTTTLEIKSGYGLETAEELKMLRIIDRLGRETPLDVVATFLGAHAIPEEYSGNADGYVDCLLTEMIPAVAEQAIAKFCDVFCEKHVFSIDQSRRILQAARNAGMGLKIHADEVHDLGGAGLAAEVGAVSAE
- the ftcD gene encoding glutamate formimidoyltransferase — translated: MAKLVECVPNFSEGRRPEVIEAIVEPLRKKKGCWLVDYRADQDHNRLVATVVGAPAAVEDAVLEAARVAIAKIDLESHSGGHPRIGAVDVIPFVPLRNISMEECVSRSRSFGSRYYEETGVPVYFYEEAALRPDRRKLETIRKGQYEALKAEVSKPERQPDVGEARLHATAGATVIGARKFLVAFNVNLATPDVEVARRIAGAVKAASGGLGHVKAIGLSLEKRGLVQVSMNIVDYEKNALYRVLELVRMEARRWGVAVVETEVYGMVPAAALLDSASYYMQLAGFSVDQVLELRLLEMLGNEET